One window of Quercus robur chromosome 5, dhQueRobu3.1, whole genome shotgun sequence genomic DNA carries:
- the LOC126728005 gene encoding uncharacterized protein LOC126728005 — translation MAIYSRDEALMCKVFPSSLGPVAMRWFNGLEANSIESFKKLTRAFGARFISCNRVPRPLGSLLTMSMREGETIKTYSDRYWEMFNEIEGKNDDVAITTFKAGLPADHDLSKSLTGKPIINVRQLMDRIDKYRRVEEDQLQGKGKAKVIPQERRDFRSDRYNSNRPQKDFVGQSGSADA, via the coding sequence ATGGCTATCTACTCTAGGGacgaggctttgatgtgcaaggtcTTTCCATCGAGTTTGGGTccggtggcgatgagatggttcaacggcTTAGAGGCCAATTCTATTGAATCTTTCAAAAAACTGACTCGGGCTTTTGGTGCTCGCTTCATTAGCTGCAacagggttcctcggcctttgggatcTTTGCTGACTATGTCTATGCGAGAGGGTGAGACTATCAAGACTTATTCGGAtaggtactgggaaatgtttaatgaaatagaggGAAAGAACGATGATGTGGCCATAACCACTTTCAAAGCTGGCCTCCCAGCCGATCACGATTTAAGCAAATCCCTGACGGGTAAACCTATTATTAATGTACGCCAGTTGATGGACAGGATAGATAAGTACAGAAGGGTAGAAGAGGATCAACTTCAGGGCAAGGGGAAAGCCAAGgtaatccctcaggagaggagggatttcaggtcggaccgttaTAACAGTAACCGACCCCAGAAGGACTTTGTTGGGCAGTCGGGTTCTGCGGACGCCTAG